One region of Pseudoalteromonas galatheae genomic DNA includes:
- a CDS encoding tyrosine recombinase XerC — translation MSLTPLPEDWMQPVTAFMAHLRHEKHYSEHTLTQYKTQLIQAAQYFSDHAPSWLEVSGEQIRRYSMKLRGQNYSPRTINLKLSCIRSLYKFLKLKSQSQQAVVNPAKGIRGPKFQKPLPKNLDVDQMGQLLEIQADDALAIRDKAMMELMYSSGLRLSELVGANLLDVKDGEIRVLGKGGKERVVPVGGKALNALADWLKIRPQFATLEEPALFVSKLKRRISPRHVRARMKEWGLKQGVSTPIHPHKLRHSFASHMLESSGDLRAVQEMLGHASLSATQVYTHLDFQHLAKVYDSAHPRAKKQKDE, via the coding sequence ATGAGCCTAACGCCACTACCTGAAGATTGGATGCAACCAGTAACCGCCTTTATGGCACACCTGCGCCACGAAAAGCACTACTCAGAACATACACTCACCCAATACAAAACTCAGCTAATCCAAGCAGCGCAGTATTTTAGTGATCACGCCCCTTCTTGGCTTGAAGTTAGTGGCGAACAAATCCGCCGCTATAGCATGAAGCTTCGCGGCCAAAATTACAGCCCAAGAACCATCAACCTTAAGCTCAGTTGTATTCGAAGCTTATATAAATTTCTCAAGCTCAAGTCACAATCGCAACAGGCTGTCGTCAATCCCGCGAAAGGGATCCGAGGACCTAAGTTTCAAAAACCATTACCAAAGAACCTTGATGTTGACCAAATGGGACAACTTCTTGAAATTCAGGCAGATGATGCGCTTGCTATTCGTGACAAAGCCATGATGGAATTAATGTACTCCAGTGGTTTGCGATTAAGCGAATTGGTTGGCGCTAACCTATTGGATGTCAAAGACGGTGAAATACGCGTGCTTGGTAAAGGCGGCAAGGAGCGTGTTGTGCCTGTCGGCGGCAAAGCGCTAAACGCGCTAGCTGATTGGCTCAAAATAAGGCCGCAATTTGCAACATTGGAAGAGCCTGCGCTTTTTGTGAGTAAATTAAAACGCCGGATCAGTCCTCGCCATGTCCGCGCAAGAATGAAAGAATGGGGCCTGAAACAAGGGGTTAGTACACCTATTCATCCCCATAAACTGAGGCACTCGTTCGCCAGCCACATGCTAGAATCCAGCGGTGACTTACGCGCGGTACAAGAGATGCTTGGACATGCCAGCTTATCAGCCACTCAGGTCTACACCCATTTAGATTTTCAACACTTAGCAAAAGTGTATGATAGCGCTCACCCAAGAGCGAAAAAGCAAAAAGACGAGTAA
- a CDS encoding DUF484 family protein, with amino-acid sequence MTIKEANSTEQLVIEYLRKHPDFLLRHPYVLLDLQLHHQQQGLPNLALHQQRMLRDEVNSLQQQIKDMVHYAKANELIFKQLSECQLAIMRCTELSAINHTLAQRFEDHPDIQACKLINIDDTLLELVSAKLSSNNCYLGRLSQSQAELLFAGIEVGSVALYRVDASDQGRFILAFASRSPEHFSPQHDNMLITAFIQTLSLKLEALA; translated from the coding sequence ATGACCATAAAAGAAGCAAATTCGACTGAACAATTAGTCATTGAGTACCTGCGCAAGCATCCTGATTTTTTGCTCAGACACCCTTATGTGCTATTGGATTTGCAGCTACACCACCAGCAGCAAGGGCTCCCAAACCTTGCTTTGCACCAACAGCGGATGCTCCGCGACGAAGTCAACTCACTACAGCAGCAGATCAAAGACATGGTCCATTATGCAAAAGCCAACGAGCTGATTTTCAAGCAATTGAGTGAATGCCAATTGGCTATCATGCGTTGTACAGAGTTGAGTGCAATCAATCATACGTTAGCACAGCGCTTTGAGGACCACCCGGACATCCAAGCATGTAAACTCATCAACATCGATGATACGCTTTTGGAACTAGTGTCAGCTAAACTGAGCAGTAACAACTGCTACTTAGGACGACTCAGCCAGTCACAAGCTGAACTCTTGTTTGCCGGTATTGAAGTGGGCTCGGTGGCACTTTACCGCGTTGATGCGTCGGACCAGGGTCGCTTTATTCTGGCCTTTGCTAGCCGCTCACCAGAACACTTTTCGCCACAACACGACAATATGTTGATCACGGCTTTTATTCAAACATTATCGCTTAAGCTCGAAGCGCTGGCATGA
- the dapF gene encoding diaminopimelate epimerase has product MFINFSKMHGLGNDFVVIDNVTQNVFLSRDQIKKLADRHFGIGFDQLLMVEAPYSPDLDFHYRIFNADGNEVEQCGNGARCFARFVRMKGLTNKHKVCVSTKGGNLTLYTEKDGQVTVNMGKPNFNPQAIPFRANKQENTYILRADEHTVFCSAVSMGNPHGVIIVDSVETAEVATLGPLLEHHERFPQKANIGFMEVVSREHVKLRVWERGAGETLACGTGACAAVVAGIMQSKLEETVRVDLPGGSLQVRWGGQGQVVKMTGPAEHVFDGQIAI; this is encoded by the coding sequence ATGTTTATAAACTTTTCAAAAATGCATGGTTTAGGCAACGACTTTGTGGTGATAGATAATGTCACCCAAAATGTGTTTTTGTCTCGAGACCAAATTAAGAAGTTAGCAGATCGCCACTTTGGAATTGGCTTTGATCAGCTATTGATGGTTGAAGCGCCTTATTCCCCGGACTTAGATTTTCATTACCGTATTTTCAACGCCGATGGTAACGAAGTTGAGCAGTGTGGTAACGGTGCTCGCTGTTTTGCTCGTTTTGTTCGCATGAAGGGCTTAACGAACAAACACAAAGTTTGTGTCTCTACAAAGGGCGGCAATCTCACCCTTTATACCGAAAAAGACGGCCAAGTTACCGTGAATATGGGCAAACCAAACTTTAACCCACAAGCCATTCCATTTCGTGCAAACAAACAAGAAAACACCTATATTTTAAGAGCCGACGAACATACGGTGTTTTGTAGCGCGGTTTCTATGGGCAATCCTCATGGCGTGATTATTGTCGATAGTGTAGAAACCGCTGAGGTAGCGACACTTGGGCCGCTCCTTGAACACCATGAACGTTTCCCACAAAAGGCCAATATTGGCTTTATGGAAGTCGTTTCTCGTGAACACGTTAAGCTACGTGTTTGGGAGCGCGGTGCTGGCGAAACGCTTGCCTGTGGCACAGGAGCATGTGCTGCCGTAGTTGCAGGCATAATGCAAAGCAAGTTAGAAGAAACCGTTAGGGTCGACCTACCAGGTGGCAGTCTTCAAGTACGTTGGGGCGGTCAAGGTCAAGTAGTGAAAATGACCGGGCCGGCGGAGCATGTTTTTGATGGGCAAATCGCAATATGA